The Bombus pascuorum chromosome 12, iyBomPasc1.1, whole genome shotgun sequence genome contains the following window.
CTCCCTGACACATGGGATGGAGAAACGCACGGCGACACTAACACGGCAGACCTGCGAATCGTTCAGATTGGAAACATTGGAGATATTTGGGAATATTTCGCTTCGCGTTTTATCACGCGAGAATTTAACAAGTGTTTCAGTGACGGTTAATCTacgaatatcgaaaaatatcttttgaaattctataCTAAATTCTCTCTCGATTTATCAAAAATCAAATAGAACTGTCGATCGCTATTCGAACGATTCGACTAAAGCAACTTGGAATAAATTGCGTAACAAGTGATTCTCAGACGATCAGAGAACAAGTCACGAACCATTACGAAATCGAAAGATCATAAAATTGCTTCCACGAAACGCGAAGTCATgagggtataacgttaaattaaaTCACACGTGAAAAACTGATTACGTATTCTAATGAGCAATTGGTATCAAGACATCGTGTCCCGTGCGGATGAAAAGATTCATCGTGCGTAAAAGGGTTTATCTGTCCGTCGAGGAAACGCTCGCACAGTGGCTAAAAGAAGGGAAGAGCCCGTTTCTTTAGCAGGCGCGCACTGTCGCGTCGTATCGTAAATTATTCCCGTCTGGCGTAAACATTAAACAAGTATCGTTTATAAGCGACGTGGCCGGCcgagggaaagaaagaaggaaagaaggaaagaaagttCCACTTTTACCGCGAGCTCCTTTTACTCCGGCTCCGCGAGCCTTCGAGTCGTTCCTAAGTTTCCTCGGTGTGCCGTGATTCAATTTGATTTTCGCGCTCTTTTTCCGACGACCCGACGTTTATTCTCTCGATACGTACGAAGGAATTAGTTTAATCGTAAAAGAGAAACGTGTCCAGAGTGAAAGACGcaaagattaaataaattatcgtatatcacgctgaaaataaaatgtattttggaCTATTTCGAATATAGAGAATTTTGGAAATGTCAACCCGAGAGAAGATTACGAGATCGTATTGGGAATAAAAAGTGTATTCTAAATACCGGAAGCGACGATGAAAGATACgccgaagaaaaaatattagaaaattgcGTTATTTAAAAGTAGGAAAATGTGGGAAATATTAAACACAACGTGTATAGAAAATCGTTCAGATAATACCGATACGAAAAGGAGGATCTTTCCGTGATATTGTAACGATGCTATAGAAAGTGTGTCGCGTTCTTTAAAGAATCAccgaaataatagaaaaagcGGCAAAAAGAGAGACAAAAGTGTGCAAGGACTTGTAAGAGGAGACGACTTAATTgatttacgtaatagaattGGTCCGCCGTCGAAAGCAATGGAGCCTCGCGTCGTTGAAAGTGGAAAGTAATTTCCTTACGTACTTTTTACCTTACGTATTTTTTGCTATTTCGTCTTATTTCTGTTCCACTTGCTCACCACTGTGAATGATATACGctcttcaaataaattatcatgAAAGCCATTCTTTCGCACGCGTgaaactaatttttttaagGCAAACATCAAGTTACAAgcgttaaagaaataaataattaccattaacaaaattatcgaCACATACTCGAGACTATCCCGATATATAATAActttacgaaagaaaatatttcaattacgtGACTATGTTCCGAATTTCTAGAGCACCTTGTATACGTTGTTTTCAACGTTCGTCTAAGGCGTAAACGACCACTCTAAAAAGTAGCATAATTAAAGGTAAAGAATGGTTGACTGAAGGCAAGGTATGTTTCGTTGTATTCGACGACCTCAAACCGGCgtcaaaataaacgatataatcTGCAAATAACTTCGCTTTCATGAGGATTACGTAATGGTCATCCTTATGCCCTACTTGCGATACGTTGCAACAGACCCCAGagtttatgtaataaatgGCGAAAAAACATCGAccgtattaaatattctacgtTCACGACCGTCTAACCGCATTcttatttcaaacgaattgGCGGGAATTTTAAATTGTCAAATATTCGTATCGATCGGTAAgtaaaattttcagaaatgtaaggaaacgttttcatttttctctatGCTTTCTAATTGCCTAATGGCATCGAAAGACACGAAAAAACATTCTATAGCCGGTTTTAATGTTTCGTTTCCGTGTTCGTTCCAATGAAAAGCACCAGCCGTTATATTAAGCCGTTTCAGAGGACGTTATCGCTGACGATTACACCAGCTTATCTACCCTTTTCACAGAGCAGCACATCCTACTATGTAAACTTAGCCTAATGAATAACCTCCATAGAgatcataaaattattcgtgCCCGCGGGTCACGTGTGTTTCAATCTTTTATCAAATAGATCGTTCTACCGTAATTATCTACTTCCATGTTCCTAGCTACGAAATAATTtagatattagaaattatatgaaaatatcgtaCTTAAGAACGTAATCTTACGAACAATTAGAATATCGAATCGTGcttagtttaaaataaaatatctttttattcgtaGCTAGTAAACAAGTGGTAAACtagtaaacaaaataaaatattaaatacattaattaataaatctaatCCTACAGAATGGCTATTTTTATGTACGAAAATGCGTACGTTAGAAAGTGTCATAACTCGATTAACGCTTATCCAAagttggaaagaaaaaaaaaaaaaaaaaaattgtgctaaaaattgtattcaagCAATTCGGTTCGAGCCTGATGACCCTGTCGCTCGTCTACCGCTACTCAACTACAACGGGTTAAAAGCGGATAAATCGACAAGACGGAAGGCATTACCGTAGTCGGTGGAACGTGGGCGTGTAGTAGACACGGGTTAACTGACAAATCGATAACTTCTTCAAACATCAGAACTAAACGGGTGAAGGACCTTTCTCTGACAATAGGCGAAATGCAAAAAGATGCTCGATTGTCGCATagattatacgatataaggacCGCAAGTGTGTTAGTACTTATAGAATTaccatttttattcaaataaaatttgatacaaTAATCGATTGAAACGAAGCAATAATAAAACTGTTCCAAGTCGTCTCGGCATAGAATGCAGTAATACAGTTTgtcaataaaattctttaacatttcgttgtaataaaaaattccattttttataACATGTACAAAGACTTTCGTAGACAGCTGTACATTGTTCATCTTATCTCAATATCACGAATACGCGATTCGctatattatagatatttgcaattgaatataaaataatcagatAATTCGGGAGTTGATGAATTAGGCTTAGAGTGTAATAATCATCGTGATACTACAACGTTTGGTATGTGGCGTACATAGTcaagaataaaagagaaaaagacatTCGGTATACTTTACTCAAAAAGTGAAAATCTGCAAAATCATGGCTTTTCCATGAAGCAGATTCGCTCCGTTATTACATTGGCGATAAAAAAGATCAGTCTCCTGGTCGACAGCATGACCGCGATATTATTTCTGACAGAGCGTATTGTAATCCGGGGAACACgcacgaaatgaaaaaaaaaaaaaaaatgtccaGATTCCGGCCAACTACGTACGCTCAAGAGCGGGTATGACATCTGCTCGCACAGCTTCCGAGAGGACTGCGCAACGCTCGTAAACgatttccaaataaaatacTCGGGGAATCAAGCAATTAGTTAGATGTTTGCTATTTCTGTTTCGTCGCCAAACTtccatttcaaatttttagcTTTGTCCACCTcgctaatttttcttttttgcaatctttacaaaattaaccaatttgcaatttttcatagaaaactTATTTGAATATAATGATTTTTTGTCTATCGTATATGTATAGAAgctgaattttgaaatacctgccattttgtttcttttgatagaaattttgtaCGCGTTAGTCGTCGCTTCTAATATCAGATCTAATGTTAAGATCAgagattatttttttatgattgtaaaattaattattcgcaaAAGGGTTTCGTATAGATACtcaagaatatttattcttttctggTACTCGTTCGTTTTGAAAAAATAGTTTATACGTGTTTAGATCGTTATCACGGACATCGCTCAATCCTactaaaatcaaaataattccTGTTGTTTCTATATTCCATACATCTTATTGTTTATTCTATTCGCAAAGAAATAAAGTCTATCCTTAAAGGGTGCGACGACGCCACTGATTTTACGAATCGATCGTTCCATTCAACCAAGTGGTGAAATCCTCCAACAAGATCCGATAGCCAGTTAAAATGCAAACAAAAGGGAAGAGAACGAGAACCGGACGGATTCGTATCAAATATATTCCGAGTGCATCCCCTTGAACAGCGCGGTAACGAAATCGATAACCTATACAAGAAGGGCACTGCCTCTTTCCTTACCTCGACCACGGAAATGTTTGATCCTCGTCCAAAGATGAGAGGAGGTGCCGTTGTCCCTGTTGACGTTTCTTCGATCTCGATACGTAGCacatttatttcgatttatttacGAGTCGACGAGGCCGGTTAACGTCGAGGCGTGCCGGTTTGATCTCTCATTTCGCGAATTGCACTGTCGACGAACGTTCAACTCTGAACAAACCGAACAATCGTACAATAAAATCGTAATAAGAGAAAATGCAGCGTGTGTacgtttcttttgtttatttcgttcgttgaaaattattgtatgTGCGATACGCGAAGTAATTTAGCGAAACGACTTACAGCTTCTGCTGGTTCATACTGGCCTACTAGTTCTAGTTCTACTATACGCGACCAACGCACCACTTTGAGAGCACCTCCGCGGATCGACTGCCAGCTATATTCATACGAGCCACCGTCACTTTACCCGTGGAACAGAAAAGCGATCGACACTCCAGCAACAGCCAGCGACAACTGGCGACGATCAGCAACGACCCCTTCGCGCACCCTTCATCGACTGGTAACCTCACAGCCAAGACACGGCGGAACGGTGGAACGAGCAGAGAATAGGTGGttgaaactttgaaatattcgcGCGCCTTATCGCGAAACGGCGGAACAGGTAGAAATGCAAAACACGAATTAATATACGCGCTTGAAAACGATTATAACAGGAAACTAATTATACTATTTAACCGCGCTAGTAGACTTATGTATACacgagaattaaaaatattcaagaaattaTTCCATGTTCAATTTGTACAcctatttataaatataaatacttttactTTGCGAAAGTTTATTTCATGTACAGTCTTTCATGGCTGGAGTTAGCGTCATTAAAGCGTCCTCCATATTTTTCCGTTCTGTTTCGGTTTTAAGAGTATTCCATACTTTTTCCAGCTTTTGTTGTTGATATCTCTAAAAAACAAGTTTCAATTCGTCGACTCAATTTTGAagcatatattttgtaattctgATTCTGTatgatttaacaattttacttACTTTGATAAAGAGGAAACAATGTTTCAATGTTGCACCCACGTAAAGTATTTTTACTGATACTAAACGTCCTGCTATGTCATTTATGATCGGGATAGCCTTCAGTAAAAATTTGTGGGGGCCATGTCTGGTTTTCACTAATGCGATTCTTGTATGTATATTGCAATACTTTgctagaaagaaaattttataaaattgtatattatatatctattccAAATTCAATCTTTTGTTTTCAACTTCTACCAGTTTAAATACGAAGATTTTATATTACCGCTAAAACCAGCTTTTACCGCTGCAACTCCAAAATCACCGTATAACTGTTGTACTTTTTGTTGAATAGCATTATGCAAAGTTGTAGTTTTTAATTGTAGAGGCTTGTTAGATTTACCACCAAgagttatttcaaatattatatatctacgAATATGTGTAGAATTAATTACACAAATTGCACATTCGTGAAAACACAGATTGTAATAAactatgtaataaaaatatataactataaataaatagataaatagataaataatgacataatatgcaataataatagtttataataaaaaaaatagaaattctatttccgaattatcaaaataaataaacaaacgtagaatattttattacctgTTTTTAAAGCGTACCATGGTTTTAGGTTATATGCAATACGTTAAAGTATCAATTGATCCAGAAAACAACACTTAGCAAGGGATTCCATCGTAAGAATATGAACAATTAGTAAATTTGCGCCATTTAACAACAAAATACTGATAAATTGCACGTTTTCACAAAATTATGACATCCGAAATATTACCACGTGCGCCACATTTGATTATTCAATACGTAAGGTAATGCTAGGTCACTGTCAAACACAGTTGCACACGTGCGTTCAATGTGTGccatatttctaataattttttctaataatgtaatctttcattctttatttCGAATTCATTGTTATCTTTTGaatgaataacatttttccctttaattaattatcggagactttaatgaaaaaatgaaatgaaatgtttgaaaaagaTAGACTATGATACGAGGTAGTACAATTAAACAAGATAATAtacgtggaattttttatGCACACATGTTTCCATATACGAGTTTACGCGTACTATGTCatcgtatttacgtaatattattgtacTCCGTTTacaacattattttttttagatcTAACTTTttgatacaatatatacattttgcCTTAtgtttttgcaatttaattctatattgcttatttaatgaaaaataacttCTTTGATAAATCGCTTTTTGTTCTTCGTATTTAATCTAGAATAAACTAGAAGAGAGAAGCATATAGTAAtaagttattatttatatttccactGCTTCactatttcttattattgCAGGAGTTATCTCAGGGTCAtgtaagattaaaaaataagccTGTGATTACGCCAAAGCTTCACTGATAATGGTTATGTACTCTTATTTGCAACTCATAATGATTCTAGTTGAAGTAGAGCATTCAGTTGGATTCTCTTAGTGAAAGGTACAAAATTTATGTGCTGGTTCCAAGGAATATAGACATGGATTACTATGTGGGTGTTGATGTAGGAACAGGAAGTGCTCGAGCTGCTCTAGTATCCTCCACAGGAAAGATACTGAAAATGACGACATGCCCGCTTGAAATTTTCCACCCAGCTcctaatttttatgaacagtCATCTGATAATATTTGGAGTGCAGTCTGCCATGTAGTAAAGGTACTAACTTCAGCAGAATTAATCtatattgtttttttaataaattcaaatatctatacataattaatttattattgtttgcAGTCAGTTGTAGCTGATATTTCTGCAGAATATGTACGGGGTATTGGCTTTGCTGCTACTTGTTCATTGGTAGCAATTGACAAAACAGGATCACCAGTCACAGTTAGTCCAACAGGTAAATTCGCAAATGAATTGcaattcttctttcaatcGCATGAAATGTTTGTTTGCCAATGGAGTTTTTATTACAGGCGAAGATAAACAGAATGTTATATTATGGATGGACCATAGAGCACAGAAAGAAGctgattttataaatgaacAGAATCACGAGATGCTTCAGTATGTAGGTGGGAAAGTATCGTTAGAGATGCAAACACCCAAAATGTTATGGCTCAAAGATAATCTACCTTCATCTTGGAACCGCGCAGCACTGCTATTTGATCTGCCTGATTTCTTAACCTGGAAGGCTACAGGTTCTGAATCAAGGTAGCAATATTATT
Protein-coding sequences here:
- the LOC132912945 gene encoding ribonuclease P/MRP protein subunit POP5; this translates as MVRFKNRYIIFEITLGGKSNKPLQLKTTTLHNAIQQKVQQLYGDFGVAAVKAGFSAKYCNIHTRIALVKTRHGPHKFLLKAIPIINDIAGRLVSVKILYVGATLKHCFLFIKRYQQQKLEKVWNTLKTETERKNMEDALMTLTPAMKDCT